In Gadus chalcogrammus isolate NIFS_2021 chromosome 13, NIFS_Gcha_1.0, whole genome shotgun sequence, a single genomic region encodes these proteins:
- the olfml3b gene encoding olfactomedin-like protein 3A, translated as MRALVLLLTAACLAGAQHQALIDYLERRLLAIEDRITLWHEQTTRYAAELRELKQQMVAQLDNLDKEKESLRLNLDGVGARVDRVEREMDYMETQNGAPPCVDVDEKLVEQQVTQVKERNKARYAQLSDCSEMISSIKAMKIVKKLGGPKGMWTKDVGGASGKVYVLNGTDQGTVYEFASLQDFTASPDDASLARALSLPSLWQGTGHLVYQHHLYYVSDQLRVLKYDLRNSSLADSVVFPAADHVPVYGLTPETVIDLAVDEEGLWVVHATRQNLPHISLAKMDARTLDLEQSWDTPCPTENAEASFVICGTLYVVYNTPQPGRSRVQCVFDVNGLVSGEEAPLVYFPKRYGAHSSLKYNPREQLLYAWDDGYQMVYRLVMKPKLEV; from the exons ATGAGGGCGCTCGTTTTGCTGCTGACCGCCGCCTGCCTGGCCGGGGCACAGCATCAGGCCCTGATCGACTACCTGGAGCGCAGGCTGCTGGCCATCGAG GACCGCATCACCCTGTGGCACGAGCAGACGACGCGCTACGCGGCGGAACTCCGCGAGCTGAAGCAGCAGATGGTGGCGCAGCTGGACAACCTGGACAAGGAGAAGGAGTCGCTGAGGCTGAACCTGGACGGCGTGGGCGCCCGCGTGGACCGCGTGGAGCGGGAGATGGACTACATGGAGACGCAGAACGGCGCCCCGCCCTGCGTGGACGTGGACGAAAAGCTGGTGGAGCAGCAGGTGACCCAGGTGAAGGAGAGGAACAAGGCGCGCTACGCTCAGCTCTCAG ACTGCAGCGAGATGATCTCCAGCATCAAAGCCATGAAGATCGTGAAGAAGCTGGGAGGGCCGAAGGGCATGTGGACCAAAGACGTGGGCGGGGCCTCGGGGAAGGTGTACGTCCTGAACGGCACGGACCAGGGCACCGTCTACGAGTTCGCCTCGCTGCAGGATTTCACCGCCTCGCCCGACGACGCCTCCCTGGCCCGCGCCCTCAGCCTGCCGTCGCTGTGGCAGGGCACGGGCCACCTGGTGTACCAGCACCACCTGTACTACGTCAGCGACCAGCTGAGGGTGTTGAAGTACGACCTGAGGAACTCGTCGCTGGCGGACAGCGTGGTGTTCCCCGCCGCCGACCACGTGCCGGTGTACGGCCTGACCCCGGAGACGGTCATCGACCTGGCGGTGGACGAGGAGGGGCTGTGGGTGGTCCACGCCACGCGCCAGAACCTCCCGCACATCTCCCTCGCCAAGATGGACGCCCGCACCCTCGACCTGGAGCAGAGCTGGGACACGCCCTGCCCCACGGAGAACGCCGAGGCGTCCTTCGTGATCTGCGGCACGCTGTACGTGGTGTACAACACGCCGCAGCCGGGGCGCTCCCGCGTGCAGTGCGTGTTCGACGTCAACGGCCTGGTGAGCGGCGAGGAGGCGCCGCTCGTCTACTTCCCCAAGCGCTACGGAGCCCACTCCAGCCTCAAGTACAACCCCCGCGAGCAGCTGCTGTACGCCTGGGACGACGGCTACCAGATGGTGTACCGGCTGGTGATGAAGCCCAAGCTGGAGGTGTAG